One genomic region from Haloterrigena gelatinilytica encodes:
- a CDS encoding helix-turn-helix transcriptional regulator translates to MTTDDAPNPAVREAFSLLNHEIRLEILLALLEDWDAVYTEPKSYAELMDAVGMRDSGQFNYHLDKLRGVYVREVEDGYVPTASVTALYRTVLAHRPTERREFESSEIESACPRCEATLVLRYERGFATVDCPACEEWDGFTYPFPKNGLEERDADAIARTVARRARRDIGLARAGQCPFCAGATTVALRLAALESDNDGGDGNGNGDAGGAEIADRGRDPWVEITCDDCTFLAGVRPITVLLTDARAAGALADVGFDLERYDWELPAPTVRVESREPTRIALEVDDEGNGSVTAVVDDAFAVRSVTVDS, encoded by the coding sequence ATGACGACAGATGACGCGCCGAATCCCGCCGTTCGCGAGGCCTTCTCCCTGCTGAACCACGAAATTCGCCTCGAGATCCTGCTGGCGTTGCTCGAGGACTGGGACGCCGTCTACACGGAGCCGAAGTCCTACGCCGAGCTGATGGACGCGGTCGGGATGCGCGACAGCGGGCAGTTCAATTACCACCTCGACAAGCTCAGGGGCGTCTACGTCCGCGAGGTCGAGGACGGCTACGTGCCGACGGCGAGCGTGACCGCGCTTTACAGGACCGTGCTCGCTCACCGGCCGACCGAACGCCGCGAGTTCGAGTCGAGCGAAATCGAGTCGGCGTGTCCCCGCTGTGAGGCGACGCTGGTCCTGCGCTACGAGCGCGGATTCGCGACCGTCGACTGCCCGGCGTGCGAGGAGTGGGACGGGTTCACCTATCCGTTCCCGAAGAACGGCCTCGAGGAGCGGGACGCGGACGCGATCGCCCGCACGGTCGCCCGTCGCGCCAGACGCGACATCGGACTGGCCCGCGCCGGTCAGTGTCCGTTCTGTGCGGGGGCGACGACCGTCGCCCTCCGTCTCGCGGCCCTCGAGAGCGACAACGACGGCGGCGACGGCAACGGCAACGGCGACGCTGGCGGCGCCGAAATCGCAGACCGCGGACGCGACCCCTGGGTCGAAATCACCTGCGATGACTGCACGTTCCTCGCGGGCGTGCGGCCGATCACGGTGTTGCTGACCGACGCCCGGGCCGCGGGCGCGCTCGCCGATGTCGGCTTCGACCTCGAGCGCTACGACTGGGAGTTGCCGGCTCCGACGGTGCGAGTCGAGTCCCGAGAGCCGACGCGGATCGCGCTCGAGGTCGACGACGAGGGGAACGGCTCGGTGACGGCCGTCGTCGACGACGCGTTCGCGGTCCGCTCGGTCACCGTCGATTCGTAG
- a CDS encoding M23 family metallopeptidase, translated as MTDQTTPAEPASFAARIRRRLRSLEPIHVALLGLLAIPGHLFDSLAALQVFWVFFLALLWPLVAPLVELALGRAADAEEAVGPTDWIETGDWRTYAAWYLMLPLTILNPLVLAQDTMQFLGAAVAYARHRGSMPAAGSYEQRRSYRLPFDGRWTVVNGSYDRDYSHSWFPVNQRYAYDFVITDADGRTSPEGSGSRVESSYCYDEPVLAPADGAVIDVCDSAFESSRGGGLSHLLKRDIRGNYVVIQHAPDEYSCLAHLVPGSVGVEPGDRVTRGQRIGRCGHTGNSSDPHLHFQLQDHPDFEIAAGLPVAFDDVDAEWPGAEAPIDDPSTRNDADGARTFVTAGQRVAHVDRDGDASSRTRDITDAASEAHDAGSGGATDRRRAGIEFLQRVAFGACVGGVVTYFVSIVASWLVVAEVLAAGAALGVAYRLGLSLRRGDGYVRRPGSIGTVVGAGLVATVVAWYGTNGFAIGVGLLALGASTFLAGFVVFLVLGEYDGRRLRASFADAVVRA; from the coding sequence ATGACCGATCAGACGACGCCCGCCGAGCCGGCGTCCTTCGCGGCCCGGATCCGGAGGCGGCTCCGCTCGCTCGAACCGATACACGTCGCGCTGCTGGGGCTGCTGGCGATTCCCGGCCACCTCTTCGATTCGCTCGCCGCCCTGCAGGTCTTCTGGGTCTTCTTCCTCGCGCTCCTCTGGCCGCTCGTCGCGCCGCTAGTCGAACTGGCGCTGGGACGGGCCGCCGACGCGGAGGAGGCGGTCGGGCCGACCGACTGGATCGAGACGGGCGACTGGCGGACGTACGCGGCGTGGTACCTCATGCTGCCCCTGACGATCCTGAACCCGTTGGTGCTGGCGCAGGACACGATGCAGTTCCTCGGCGCCGCGGTCGCGTACGCTCGCCACCGCGGCTCGATGCCCGCCGCCGGGAGCTACGAGCAGCGCCGCTCCTACCGGCTCCCGTTCGACGGCCGCTGGACCGTCGTCAACGGGAGCTACGACCGCGACTACTCCCACTCGTGGTTCCCGGTAAACCAGCGCTACGCGTACGACTTCGTGATCACCGACGCCGACGGCCGGACGTCCCCCGAGGGGTCCGGCTCCCGCGTCGAGAGCTCCTACTGCTACGACGAACCGGTCCTCGCCCCCGCCGACGGAGCCGTGATCGACGTCTGCGACAGCGCGTTCGAGTCCTCGCGCGGCGGCGGGCTCTCGCACCTCCTGAAACGCGACATCCGCGGGAACTACGTGGTGATCCAGCACGCCCCCGACGAGTACAGCTGCCTCGCGCACCTCGTGCCCGGCAGCGTCGGCGTCGAGCCGGGGGACCGCGTGACCCGCGGCCAGCGGATCGGCCGCTGCGGCCACACGGGCAACTCCTCGGACCCCCACCTCCACTTCCAGCTTCAGGACCACCCCGACTTCGAGATCGCGGCGGGGCTTCCGGTCGCCTTCGACGACGTCGACGCCGAGTGGCCGGGCGCCGAGGCCCCGATCGACGATCCCTCGACCCGGAACGATGCCGACGGGGCTCGGACGTTCGTGACCGCCGGCCAGCGCGTCGCGCACGTCGACCGGGACGGCGACGCGTCGAGCCGGACCCGAGACATCACCGACGCCGCGTCCGAGGCCCACGACGCGGGCTCGGGGGGAGCGACGGACCGACGCCGCGCGGGGATCGAGTTCCTCCAGCGCGTCGCGTTCGGCGCCTGCGTCGGCGGCGTCGTCACCTACTTCGTCTCGATCGTCGCGTCCTGGCTCGTCGTCGCGGAGGTGCTCGCCGCGGGCGCGGCGCTCGGCGTGGCCTATCGCCTCGGGCTCTCGCTCCGCCGCGGGGACGGCTACGTGCGGCGCCCGGGTTCGATCGGCACCGTCGTCGGGGCCGGTCTCGTCGCCACCGTCGTCGCCTGGTACGGGACGAACGGGTTCGCTATCGGCGTCGGTCTCCTCGCGCTCGGCGCGTCGACCTTCCTCGCCGGCTTCGTCGTCTTCCTCGTCCTCGGCGAGTACGACGGGCGACGACTGCGAGCGTCGTTCGCCGACGCCGTCGTGCGCGCCTGA